In Hyalangium ruber, a single window of DNA contains:
- a CDS encoding response regulator has translation MKPQVLIVENSRTMRETLRMLLSGDFDCLTFADAESGLERMLEHPPDLLLSDVNLDGMDGYELCRRARSEPRLQHIPVVLVSGYPPRLAELQPDAYFLKPVRPAELIAQLHALLRPKSGIGALPVKQVQEG, from the coding sequence GTGAAGCCCCAGGTGCTCATCGTGGAGAACTCCCGGACGATGCGGGAGACGCTGCGGATGCTGCTGTCCGGGGACTTCGACTGTCTGACGTTCGCGGACGCCGAGAGCGGGCTGGAGCGGATGCTGGAGCACCCTCCGGACCTGCTGCTCTCCGACGTGAACCTGGACGGAATGGATGGTTATGAGCTGTGCCGCCGGGCCCGCAGCGAGCCCCGGCTCCAGCACATCCCCGTCGTCCTCGTCAGTGGCTACCCCCCGCGGCTCGCGGAGCTGCAGCCGGATGCCTACTTCCTCAAGCCCGTCCGGCCCGCCGAGCTCATCGCCCAGCTTCACGCCCTGCTTCGCCCCAAGTCCGGAATCGGAGCGCTCCCGGTGAAGCAGGTCCAGGAGGGATGA
- the pruA gene encoding L-glutamate gamma-semialdehyde dehydrogenase, which yields MINAIARVPPPQNEPILPYTAGAPERATLQAALQRMASERIEIPVIIGGKHIRTGKTDTVRMPHKHSHVLATLHEADGSHVEQAIQNALSVKDEWSRMPFHERAAIFLRAAELLATRYRPLLNASTMLGQSKTAHQAEIDAACEAIDFLRFNVHFAPELMEQQPLSAPQMWNLMDYRPLDGFVFAVAPFNFTSITLNLCTAPAIMGNVVLLKPSSTSAFSSWYIMELLREAGLPDGVINFLPGDGPTIGNVALTSPHLGGVHFTGSTPTFQGMWRTVGENIQRYKQYPRLVGETGGKDFIFAHASAAEDLDALATAIVRGGYEYQGQKCSAASRVYVPESLWGKLKPRLQEFIGELRMGDVTDFRNFMGAVIDEKSFKRVSSYIELAKQGGAEASIVAGGDVDRSEGWFVKPTLVQLTNPRHRIMQEEIFAPLVGVHVYPDARFEETLRECDQSAVYALTGAVFGRDRKAISTAMRELRHAAGNFYINDKPTGAVVGQQPFGGSRASGTNDKAGSMLNLVRWTSPRTIKENFAPPTRVPYPFMQG from the coding sequence GTGATCAACGCCATCGCCCGCGTTCCCCCTCCGCAGAACGAGCCCATCCTCCCCTACACGGCTGGCGCACCCGAGCGCGCCACGCTGCAGGCCGCGCTCCAGCGCATGGCCTCCGAGCGCATCGAGATCCCCGTCATCATCGGTGGCAAGCACATCCGCACCGGCAAGACGGACACGGTGCGAATGCCGCACAAGCACTCGCACGTGCTGGCCACGCTGCACGAGGCGGATGGCAGCCACGTGGAGCAGGCCATCCAGAACGCCCTGTCGGTCAAGGACGAGTGGAGCCGGATGCCCTTCCACGAGCGCGCCGCCATCTTCCTGCGCGCCGCGGAGCTGCTGGCCACGCGCTACCGCCCGCTGCTGAATGCTTCCACCATGCTGGGCCAGTCGAAGACGGCGCACCAGGCGGAGATCGACGCGGCGTGCGAGGCCATCGACTTCCTGCGCTTCAACGTCCACTTCGCCCCGGAGCTGATGGAGCAGCAGCCGCTCAGCGCCCCGCAGATGTGGAACCTGATGGACTACCGGCCACTGGACGGCTTCGTGTTCGCGGTGGCGCCGTTCAACTTCACCTCCATCACGCTCAACCTCTGCACCGCGCCGGCCATCATGGGCAACGTGGTGCTGCTCAAGCCGTCGTCCACCTCGGCGTTCAGCTCCTGGTACATCATGGAGCTCTTGCGCGAGGCGGGGCTGCCCGACGGCGTCATCAACTTCCTGCCGGGAGACGGGCCGACCATCGGCAACGTGGCGCTGACGAGCCCGCACCTGGGCGGCGTACACTTCACGGGCTCGACGCCCACGTTCCAGGGCATGTGGCGCACGGTGGGAGAGAACATCCAGCGCTACAAGCAGTACCCGCGGCTGGTGGGAGAGACGGGCGGCAAGGACTTCATCTTCGCGCACGCCTCGGCGGCCGAGGACCTGGACGCGCTGGCCACCGCCATCGTGCGCGGCGGCTACGAGTACCAGGGGCAGAAGTGCTCGGCGGCGTCGCGCGTCTACGTGCCCGAGTCGCTGTGGGGCAAGCTCAAGCCGCGCCTGCAGGAGTTCATCGGCGAGCTGCGCATGGGCGATGTGACGGACTTCCGCAACTTCATGGGGGCCGTCATCGACGAGAAGTCCTTCAAGCGGGTCTCCTCGTACATCGAGCTGGCGAAGCAGGGCGGCGCGGAGGCGAGCATCGTCGCGGGCGGGGACGTGGACCGCAGCGAGGGCTGGTTCGTGAAGCCCACGCTGGTGCAGCTGACCAACCCGCGCCACCGCATCATGCAGGAGGAGATCTTCGCGCCGCTGGTGGGCGTGCATGTGTACCCGGACGCGCGCTTCGAGGAGACGCTGCGCGAGTGTGACCAGTCAGCGGTGTACGCGCTCACCGGCGCGGTGTTCGGGCGGGACCGGAAGGCCATCTCCACGGCGATGCGGGAGCTGCGCCACGCGGCGGGCAACTTCTACATCAACGACAAGCCCACGGGGGCGGTGGTGGGGCAGCAGCCGTTCGGCGGCTCGCGGGCCTCGGGCACCAACGACAAGGCGGGCTCGATGCTCAACCTGGTGCGGTGGACCTCTCCGCGCACCATCAAGGAGAACTTCGCGCCGCCCACGCGCGTGCCGTACCCGTTCATGCAGGGCTGA